The genomic window AGAAGTTTAACTTATTTAGTAATAACATAAGCATGTACCCAAGGATCATCTCCTGGTTCTATTACGTCTATGCTACCCCCATCTAGACCTTTAACAGCATTGATAATATTACGCTCTATTTCTGGGGCTTTAGGATTTAATTCTTCTAGTCTTTCTCCTGTCAGCAATAAATTCATACCGATATACATCTTCCCCCCCTGGCTTTAATACCCTATATCCTTCGCTTACCACCAGCCCCACAAGCGTCGGCTCCATTCCAGGCTCAGATGTAAGAAAAGAATTACAAACAATAACGTCAAAGCGGCTATCTTTTATTGGCATTTGTAGGGCGTTGCCACCAACATAATTACTAGGGTTTTTTATCATATCTTCTATAGTATCTTCAGATTTTAGGCCATGATATTTTTGACGTGTCTCGATTGATCTAGCATATAAATGAAGAACGTTTGAGTACCCAATATCCATACTTGTTACATCTATACCCTGCTCACGGGCAACAACACCAAAATTCGAGAGCCCAGCTGCTACATCTAATACCCTTTTCTCTTTTAAAGATTCTATATCTTTAATACCAACATTAGCACACACTGTATAAAAGGGATTTTCTGTTACCATCATCCCTATAAATGATCCAGTTAGGCGTTCGATGGCATCTTGATTCGACCTATTTGGTTTCTCGGGGTTTTTGGGCAGGGACTCACTCATGTGTAATATTATATAATATATATATATTATACGCAAATCTATTTTACGTAACCCCTTACTACCACGAATTTCGCACTCCCCCAATCCTGCTAGTATGAAGATATAACATTAGTCATGTAATTTATTAAACAAAGAAAAAACAAATATGTCTCACTCAAAATGTTCTAGTGAACTGTATTGCTCGTTTCTTGAAGTTACTTCATCTCGTTATTCAGCACTCAGCCTAAGTGAGGTTGTTCTTATAGGATCTCATCTATCCCATGATAGTATCTCTCGTTGGCTTGCCACTGCTAAAGTACACCCTAAAAACCTATGACAAGCTGCCACCAAGGAGGTTCATGCCAGTCAGGGCATCCTAGTATCTGATGATGTAGTGATAGATAAAAGCCGAAGTATTAACATGGAATTAGTGAGCTGGCAATATGCTGGTAGTAAGCATGACATTACCAAAGATATAGGTGTAGTAAATGCCTTATGACAAGCATCCAAAGATGACTATGTTCCTATGGACTATCATATTTGGAATCCACCAGAAGATGGTAAGACCAAGAATGATCATTTCCGAGATATGCTGTCAGCTATGTGGATTACATCCAGATATGGTGGTTGCTTACAGTTGGTATAGTTCCCTTAAGAACCTAAAAGCTATACGCTCTTATGGCTGGAACTGGGTGATGGGTATTCAGAGTAACCGATTGGTTGGTAAACCCCATCAATAACTAAGAACGCCTGATATACCAAACAAGAGATTAGTAATATACCTAAATGGGTATGAGTGGATCAGAGTATTCCGGCTTGAGACCAAGAACGGTCACACGGATTATATAGGCACAAGTAACAATGATCTATCCTGAGAAGAAGTCAAAGAGTACTTTAAACGATGCTGGAATGTCGAGGTATTGAACAGTGAACTCAAGCAGACCTGTGGACTCGCTCGCTGTCAGGCCAATCTTGGTCTAGCACAGAGAACCCACACTGGGCTCTCACTACTTACCTGGATTCGAAAATACCAAAGAGGACTCAATGAACATACGACACTGCACCTATGGTGGCAGGGAGGTAATAAAACCGAGTATCAAACTAGCATTAGCTGCTCGTATGAATACTTGAGGATGCGAAACTCGTGATTACTAAAGACTAGCTAGCTTAGCAAGGTAGTTATTTTGATCACCTCTCAGGATATTAGTACAAACTGTATATACTGTAGATAAGGCGTTAGCTCCTTTTAATTCTTACCACCAAAAGATCTTTTTTCTTGAATACTATAGGTCTGAGCTCTCTTTCTGCTCTATTGTTATCACAGTTTCTTATTAAGGGTAGTAGTGAGCGATAAATTACTTGACAGGGTTCTACCCCTTGGGTGGTCTTCTTTTGCCAGAGATAATAACTTTAGTTCAGATGTTTCAAGCTTTAAGTCACCAATATCTTATTTTAAGGCCTTAGCCTCATCTTTGAATTGAGCTACTTGGGGTTTAAGGGATTTGATTTC from Candidatus Saccharibacteria bacterium includes these protein-coding regions:
- a CDS encoding methyltransferase domain-containing protein, producing MSESLPKNPEKPNRSNQDAIERLTGSFIGMMVTENPFYTVCANVGIKDIESLKEKRVLDVAAGLSNFGVVAREQGIDVTSMDIGYSNVLHLYARSIETRQKYHGLKSEDTIEDMIKNPSNYVGGNALQMPIKDSRFDVIVCNSFLTSEPGMEPTLVGLVVSEGYRVLKPGGEDVYRYEFIADRRKTRRIKS